One region of Wyeomyia smithii strain HCP4-BCI-WySm-NY-G18 chromosome 3, ASM2978416v1, whole genome shotgun sequence genomic DNA includes:
- the LOC129729815 gene encoding serine protease 28-like, with protein MAKIDPSRLLAVATWLLLAIGLDVVVTALASGGQCACGIRQSTNQSVVPGEQIEPGEWPWQVGIYWWRGSKLNPPDRVCEGALLDPDGWVLTAASCLRDANGVLLRLTGMVGHVGLVALQQRTEGSKLFQVENVTFNDELDLALVLLKVEDDWEGVPICLSAEPEPWDTLYGKPTYLLQQSHRHKLGGFEIVKLELEQDVICHGSTMAVKAKAIADNHIKLKTRGINYHQSARGTPLYMPRPEGWTLLGISTKVQSSVPGTLCQPGDYESFLNVNLPTVHEWIFSEFHAETDDSVETSTE; from the exons ATGGCGAAAATAGATCCGTCTCGGTTGCTCGCAGTCGCCACGTGGCTGCTGCTAGCGATAGGACTGGACGTGGTAGTGACGGCCCTGGCGAGCGGGGGGCAGTGCGCTTGTGGAATTCGACAATCGACCAACCAATCGGTGGTGCCCGGTGAGCAAATCGAGCCAGGAGAGTGGCCCTGGCAGGTGGGAATCTACTGGTGGCGCGGCTCAAAGCTCAACCCTCCGGACAGAGTCTGCGAGGGAGCGTTGCTTGATCCGGACGGGTGGGTGCTTACGGCGGCAAGCTGCCTGAGGGACGCCAATGGAGTGCTGCTACGGCTGACAGGAATGGTCGGCCATGTCGGACTGGTGGCGCTGCAGCAGCGCACGGAAGGATCCAAGCTGTTTCAGGTGGAGAACGTGACATTTAACGATGAACTCGATTTGGCGCTGGTTCTGTTGAAGGTTGAAGACGATTGGGAGGGAGTGCCGATTTGCTTGAGTGCTGAGCCTGAGCCATGGGACACATTGTACGGAAAGCCGACTTATTTACTGCAGCAAAGCCACCGGCACAAATTGGGGGGATTCGAAATTGTCAAACTCGAGCTGGAACAGGATGTTATTTGTCATGGCTCAACGATGGCAGTGAAAGCGAAGGCAATTGCAGATAATCATATTAAATTGAAAACGAGAG GTATCAACTATCACCAGTCAGCTCGGGGAACACCACTTTATATGCCCAGACCGGAAGGATGGACCCTTCTAGGTATCTCAACGAAGGTGCAGTCATCCGTTCCAGGGACTCTCTGTCAACCGGGTGATTACGAGTCCTTCCTGAACGTTAATCTGCCCACGGTGCACGAATGGATCTTCAGTGAATTCCACGCCGAAACTGACGACAGCGTCGAGACTTCCACCGAATGA